In Plutella xylostella chromosome 8, ilPluXylo3.1, whole genome shotgun sequence, the genomic stretch CAATATCCCGATAGCTAAGTCGCTGCGCTGTGGGCCGGTGATCAGTTGATAGCGGGCGGGGAGGGCGCGGCGCGAGGGGAGAGCGCTGCGCGGGAGGAGAGCGGGGCGCGGGAGGCGGGCTCGCGGCAGCGGCTGAGCCGGCCGCCACTGAGTCCTCCTCGAAAACCGGTTGCGAGTTCGATTGCGGCGTCCGTCGCACGGCAGGCTTGCCTTTATTTTTTGCGCCGATACAATTTTGCCGCTTCGTTATGTTAATTGTGTTATTATCACTATAGGTCTGAACTGTATGAGTCAAATTACATTGCGGAGTTAAATCTCTTTGTTGTAGGTCTGACTTGATTTGTCGCAACTCGGATAGAATATTGTGCAATTCGTCTTTGGAAACTGTATTCCGGCGTATCTCTTGCATGTCTGCATTTATACAtgtcatttttttaataagacACGTAACGTCAATATGGTCTAGGGTTACGGGCGGTAGCCGGTCTAGATTCTTAGCTACGAAATGCGGATGCATTTCGGGTTCAGTTTCTTTCATTCTTTTTAAGACGTcctttacatttttttttctttttgtccTCACCTTTTCTAGTAATACAGCGGGCTCCGTCATGAAGAACATTGCTGTATAGAATGTTCTTACCCGTCTCGATTTCTTCGTCAGTAAAATGCGACACACAAATCTGTGTCATTGTCAAGTCGTCCAGCTTGTCTATTCGATTTTGAATAAACGTCAGGAATTCGTTCACTATGATAggatttttatcattatcactcTTATCAGCGCTGGTCGTCATTATGAATCACAGTGAGGTATATGAACCTACGCAGGCGCGCTCGCActatgaataaataacaaaacgcaTGACCATGCGTGGACACGGTACGGTGAGGACTgtttaaatttacagaaaACCTCTGACAAGATTGTAACTTCCAAGTTCTTCAATAAAACTAAGGAAACTGATAGAAAAGCTGAGGTGGATACCCCGAAGGAGGCTGACAAGCAAAATGCAGTGGAAGTTATCAACACTCAATGTGAACAAACGGCTCGGGACGAAATTAACAAAGGCGACGCTGATTTAGACTACATTGGGAATAACGCCACTGGAGATGTAAGTACGAGTATTGTTGGCAAACGCCCTGTACGTATATGGCTATGGGTATGGACCGAGGTCATTGGACAGGTGTCTGCTAGTGActagatgaggaaggccgagccATAGTATTTGATGCCGCTTATTAGAAGATCCCTATGTCCGGCAGTTGACGATTGCGGGCTGTCGATGAAAAACTGTCTATAATTAacaaaacgtatttaaaatattaataaaatctttaaaattacagaTAAACAATACCAAGAAAGAAGATAAATCCATTACTGGATTTTTATTTACTCATGGACCTAATGGTATTCCGGATTCTCTCGACGTGTCTATGAGTACGACGGGCTTTGACGACGGCGATGCAGACTTCCCGCacggtataggtacatatatcaACTTCTTTGATGCTATTTCCTTTAATCCTCAAAGTCCTCAAACCCGATTCAATTTAATAATGGTCAACTGCGTTTTGGATATCATGATGCAACTCGACAAACggcataaaatatataggtaggtacctacattattatgtgCCGGTAGTAAATGCAGATGACACGGGGCGCAAGAGTCGCTCTCGAAGCcacgcgatgtgagtgagcgcaaCTCAAAACTTTTGTTTGTCACATCTAGGCGTGCGCCCcgtgcaaaaaaaaatgtaggcACTTACCAGGTAAATGTTAATTCAACAGATTCTTCCCTCTTGTTGTCACCGAAGGCTGATGTCCCTATGCAGATATCTGGAGATAATGCTGAAGTGTTTTCACAGGAGGTTCCAAACTTCTTATCAGGTGAATAATCATGTTAATTACTAATGCAAAGAGCATAGATATTGCATGAAATTTTGCAACGATGGCGCAGTGGCCTTACACCTTGACATATTAAAAACCTTGATGCATTTTCAGGTCTACGTAAAACTGGCCTATCCTTTTTTGGAAAATCTTCAGGGAGCGAGCCTAAAGCAGATGCAGGTTTGAACCAACAAggaaataatttcaattttacttTTGGAGGAGAGAGCAGCAAGAGCCGTGGAGGATTATTTAGTATGTTCCAGTAATTTTATAGCACCCAAGTtgatttttaagtaaaaaaatatctatatagTAAAGAGATGTTTATTTGGTAAGTAGTATAAAAGTTATTGATGTAACTGGCAGGCCCTAACTGCTATTAATTGTAACAGAATAAACAATGGGGCAAATACTTCGCTGAACTCAATGTTTGAATCTCCTTGAAGTTTCCTACACAAGAGAAACTTAAACACAAAAGTCAGTCCGAGAAATATTGCACTCCACAGTGCTCTGTAAAGTGAGGCCTTATATGAACTTTCCAAGTTCATTCTAATACAAACAATgcaacaaaaatatgcattcaTAGCATCACTTACAAACAAAGGGGCAAACACTGTCCACCAAGCACTATTCACTAGATTGTCTATTTTCAATGCAAGTAGAACAGAGAATATTGTGATTGTTATCAAATTGATCCAAATTTCAAATACAGTCAGTCCAATCCATTGCACAATTTCTGTTAGTGAGAAAAACATTTTGTAGCCAGGTAGTTACTGATTGGCACCAAGCATTGCTGTTCTGAATACTCGGATGTGGATAGATGATGAATGTCTGACTTGAGAGTCAAAGTCTAAATCATCTTGCAGAGGCTCCAAATCATCTGTAATTTAATATATGAATATGTCAGTATGGATTGGTTAAATATTCAgtacaataattaacagaaatattaaataaagatttctatgcggtATTTACAAGTGTGAAAGATACTCACCAACTAAGTCAACAGTCCCTGTGTTTACTTCAACTTGACATGTTCCTGAGAACAATATCTCCAACTGCAATGCCAGGTTACAGCACCTCTGTATAGCGGCTCCTAGGCCATGCAAGATTATCTCCTTTTCACCTTTAGTTATGAGATCGCAGCATTTGTCTAGCTGAGCCTGTAGAAATATTGATACAATGAGTAGGTTATTAGGTACAGGATGTTAGTTCTCGGGCAGGTAGAAGTATAACTCCATAGTGTTATGAACAAGAACATTTTCATGTTACcacatgtttatttttacctTGAAATTTGTCTTTTTGGTGATAAATATAACATTGTCTCCATCTATAGGTCTTAGGGGAAGCCTTTTTTTAACAGCGTAGTTTTTGTTTGGGTAACGTTTAGGCTTTTTCTTTGATTCTTCTTTTCTTGAGTTGGTTGTTTTCCCGTTTTCATCTGCCATTTTGACACTTGACTTGAAAATGAAATGTGAGCGAGACAATGAGATGACAGTTGACAGCAACGATGGTTGTCTGTGAACATGTTTTTTGCTCAGTTTGCTCATATTATTTTGTCTCTGAAacgtgtaagtacctaagttatCGGAATAATAATGTAAGATAAGTATCAGAACAATGATTTATCACGCAGGCTTTCATTCATATTCTCAAGGATACcttgtataattaatttgtaacaTTACTGTAGTCGACCACCCAAATCCCCTCCAGCCAGCGTAGACTACGCTGCCTTCTTAACAATAGTAAATAGCGGTCGCCACTGGTACCTATAATAGCGACGACGGCGACGCCGACAAGTCAGTTAAGTACAAAATAGTTTCAATTCAATAACTAGTTTCTCCGCTTTCCCCGCTGACGCCTTACATGTATCTTCATCACCACAACACCATCACTATATCgtagtttattttctctatgaccATCACCACCGACAAGTGGAACTCTGCAAGTAGGTGTAGGACCCGAGTCCCACGTTGTGCTTGCTTGGATGATGTTTTTTTCCGGAAAGCGTCGGACGGTTGGTTGGAAGATTCTGCTATAACGTAGTTAATTTTCTCTATGGTAGGACCTAGAATGGATCACTACCAGACAGCTAGGTGGTTATACCGTGGTGGTAccttgtttaaaataaaaataaatacttaaataaaagatacctagttaattacataattatgtttattttatgtttaataaaatattcttaacaAAAAGTACATAAACATCTAAAAGTATTCGGTTACTATAACGTCACAGGTACACATTCTTCAATCAGGATGGCTTAGTTGAAGTtagttcttcttcttcagtGCGTTTGAAACGATTCATTAATTTATAGAGATTAAAAGGTGGCCTGTAACATAAAGggatacctataggtatacgACGATGACCTAGACCCAGTCTGAATAGGtgcctaggtaggtatactatcTGGTAGACGGAGAAACCGCTGGACGCTTGAAGCCTTTCCACGTGATcaagacaaaataaatacacaaagaGTTGCGCACGGCTTATTATTTTGGAATCGGTCCAGAATGGATTTTCCCGATGGAGTTCACAAGCATTAGAAGCTCAAAAGCAACATCTGATAGGGTCAATTTGGTAGTAACTACATAGCTTTATGAAggaattaggtaggtatttttctgACGGGATAAAAGTGcacactattatttattaggtatataatgtaagtacctacctttcTGTGGATGGTGGTGAGACGGTGGTGGTGGTTCGTGGTGGTTTGGTCTCCATGTACTTATGCCACAGtggtttattttttgttgatcTCAAAGTAAAGTCTTGTGTCGGTGTTACTGCTGTTTTCACTTTGAATTCGTCTGAGGAAAAAACACTTCAGTCAAGGTAGTTATGTAATACTTTTGCTACGTAATGATCTATCCATATGAGTACCTAATACGtctaataatacctatacctTTATGAGGATcgcataatatacttacctacctgaTTTTAGGATTGTCGAACTATAACTCTATGTAGTTAGTTACAGTAACTAACCTATGTTTTAACATggagtataagtacttaggtactccATGTtaaaacataggtacttacattcaGTAAACTTCGATGGAGGATTGTGacaactattatgtatttctaGGTCTAGGCGTCGGCAGTTCGGCATGATTAACTCCACAGACACAAACCTGTAGAGCCAGAGCCAGGCGAGGTGTTAGTCAAGTTGGTCAGGTAGCCCAGTGGCGCCTCCAGGTCGCCGTCAGTCCCCGGCAGCTGGCCATCCAGACCCGGGCTGAACGCCGGCTCACCCTCATCACCATTACTCCGAAGACCACTGCGGCGGCTGTACGGCATCCATTTTCTCTTATACGCCGTGTCTGtgaaattatgaataaaatgaagAAGGAGATCTGGGAATCGGGCGGTTGAAGTTAGAACCGCTTGAAGTGTGCCCTCGTATTCACTACACTCACACATGTACACACGGCGAGTTGCATGGAGTGCCCAGATGGTGCGTAACTACAATATAATCACGCTTTTTCACTCGTAAATATATTCATAGGTTCACctaaaggttgcctggaagaaatAGCTTTAAGCGac encodes the following:
- the LOC105382531 gene encoding ribonuclease P protein subunit p20 isoform X1; translated protein: MADENGKTTNSRKEESKKKPKRYPNKNYAVKKRLPLRPIDGDNVIFITKKTNFKAQLDKCCDLITKGEKEIILHGLGAAIQRCCNLALQLEILFSGTCQVEVNTGTVDLVDDLEPLQDDLDFDSQVRHSSSIHIRVFRTAMLGANQ
- the LOC105382529 gene encoding uncharacterized protein LOC105382529 isoform X1 — its product is MGVIHSLICSLTFCAERVLTWAVCACVLLVLMLTMVILLVYGISVGYHYAQKEINLWSYTAYKRKWMPYSRRSGLRSNGDEGEPAFSPGLDGQLPGTDGDLEAPLGYLTNLTNTSPGSGSTDEFKVKTAVTPTQDFTLRSTKNKPLWHKYMETKPPRTTTTVSPPSTERPPFNLYKLMNRFKRTEEEELTSTKPS
- the LOC105382529 gene encoding uncharacterized protein LOC105382529 isoform X2; the encoded protein is MLTMVILLVYGISVGYHYAQKEINLWSYTAYKRKWMPYSRRSGLRSNGDEGEPAFSPGLDGQLPGTDGDLEAPLGYLTNLTNTSPGSGSTDEFKVKTAVTPTQDFTLRSTKNKPLWHKYMETKPPRTTTTVSPPSTERPPFNLYKLMNRFKRTEEEELTSTKPS
- the LOC105382531 gene encoding transmembrane protein 203 isoform X2, producing the protein MFFSLTEIVQWIGLTVFEIWINLITITIFSVLLALKIDNLVNSAWWTVFAPLFVSDAMNAYFCCIVCIRMNLESSYKASLYRALWSAIFLGLTFVFKFLLCRKLQGDSNIEFSEVFAPLFILLQLIAVRACQLHQ